Within the Setaria viridis chromosome 3, Setaria_viridis_v4.0, whole genome shotgun sequence genome, the region TGGCCAAAGTTTGATAAATCAAAGGAAATTGAAACTTGAAACTTCAGTTTCAGCTGTATTTTGCTCCAATCTTTTGGGCACTCGATCTTTTCCTTCTTCGGTCAAACACCCTATCTTTTATTTTAGCTGGTTGATGTGCTGCAATATGAAATTTGGAAAAAATATCATCTGAAGATGTATGTGGACTTGAGGCCTTAAATCTGAGACCATGCTCAAACGCCCTCAGGCTGCCGGCGGTCGACACACAGCACGCGTCTTCTGCTAGCGAGCCACACACCCCTCCACGCACCCGCGCTTCTCTCGCCTCTCTCACGTTAAAAACCTCAGGccttcccttctccctctcttgTTTCAAAAATGCAAAGATAGGATGTACATCCTTAGGTGGGCTTATTTGCAATTTACATGTAGAGCATCGTGATATGTTCCGATCGTTTTCTCTCATGGTATTGCTTATGTGTTTCATTTTTCAGCTTGGATGTATTCTTCCCCCTTGTCCCCGCAGCATCTATTCACGTGTCTCGAGGCACACACTATAGTAATTGCGCCTTCAGTTCCGGGTCCAAACCCCCCGTTAGTACCAGTCACTACACTTCTTGTACCGGTTAAAAACCCCCCTCTAATACCTGTtccacaaccggtactaagcaATCACCCCTACCCCACTGCCAGCCTCGCCACTCGCCACCCGCCACCCACCCCCCATCGGTGGCCTctggccgccgccctcctcctcctcctccactctcagtcgccgcccctcctcctccacccccagccgccgctcctcctcctcttccacccCTTCGCCGGCCCCCACCACCAGCCCTGCCACCACGCCCTCCTctaccgcctcctccgccatcccgccgccgccgccgtacgccTATCTGTGCCGCTGCCGcctgagggagagggagagggaggcaggTGGACTGAGGGAGGAAGGGATAGGGAGGCGGGctgagagaggaagggagagggagggagaggcacTGGGGGAAGGAGCTCAGGCGCTAAGGATCGGGAGGAAGGTGAGGGGGAAGGAGGCGTTAGGAGAAGGAGCTCTGGCGCTAAGGACTGGGAGGAGAGTGAGGGGGAAGGAGGCGCTGGGAGGAGATAAGGCcgtggaaataaaaaaatttgcgGCCGGGCGGACAGTGGGGAGGCTCTAGTACTGGTGGGGGtttccatccggtactagagggtactttagtactgggtggaggccccaaccggtactagaggggctCCGCCGTACcccaaatttggatccggtactaatgctaccATTAGTTCCGGGTCTaaaaacaaccggtactaaggctagggatgaaaggtcatttttctagtagtgggttgTGCAACCGATATTACTATTTCGACAttaagggggacctttagtatcgggtcaaaTAACTTGTACTGAAGTGGtactaaaaaataataaaaaagaaatccgCTGACCGGAGCTCCGGCGGCACCCCACCGCCGTCTGCCCGAGCCCCGATCGCATAGCACTTGAGCCTTGCacaggaggaagggagggagggaggcggcgtactTACGCTactcagccaccgccgccgattgccaccaccgccgctcctcaTCTCAGCCTGCCGGTTGCCGTGCCCGCCAGATTTAAGGAGGTGGAggctactccaagatccacgcgctccttgctccgccacaCTCTGCCGATGCTttgccgccgcgtcctcccgcCGGAGCTCTGCCGCCGTGccctcccgccggagctctgccgccgctccttgctccgccaTGCCGTGCCAACGCTCCGCCACCTCACCGCATCCTCCCTTCTTGCCTCCGCCACTCCttgccctgccgccgctcctcaccacatgtaagaggtgaggggcaagcggggggggggggaggagagggcggcGATAGGATCTgtgtgggggagagggaggggatttagctagggagagagaggggattcagtggggagaagaagagagagaggaatgGGTGAGAGAATGAGGGGATGATCGGATAAGTGTGGGGAGGGGGGTGAGTGTGGAGTAAGAGATTGAAGGGGTGCTGACAACGTGTGAGGGGAGGTTGCGATTTAATACCGGGTGAAGCCTGCACCGGGTACTAAAGACCCTCAGGAACATTATTACCAGTTGGAAGCTTCAATCGATACTAATTTGTGACCTTTACTATCAGGtaaagcctccacccggtactaaagggggtcacgaggggctcctcggggactagccgttaggcgagcattagtaccggatcaaaacaCAACCAGTACTgagcctcgggacgaatgctgagttttccagtagtgccaGGTTGTGTTCGCTCCATCAGATGAGAGGTAGGCCGAGGCGATgagtgttgacgctcgttattgacatacttttagtatcatttaagtggtgttttcatacatattcttatactaacccgccacttggcacctgaaataacctcgttttcgcatatgcattgtattttggaggacattctgtttttacaggaaattggacctaaaatcATATTTTTCGATAAAGCCATGAGCAAGCAACGAACTTGTCAAATACGAAGGCCACCGGGCTCAGAAAGAGCCCAGGGCGATCATCTTGGTGAAGCCCAAGACGATCGGCCAAGGGTCTTCTGGTCCCCTCCGATGCTCATTTTTtagcaagcactcctccaagattactgtGTGTTTGGATAGTGGGTTGGGACAGGTTTGACCTAGTTGGTCCCTTGTTTGGTTGGAAATACATGTGGGTTGGAGTGACTCCAGTAGGGAATATTTCACGTAGATGCGGGTTGGAATGGTTTCTCCAAAACGGGCGGACCGTCCTGACCCAGATGGATACCGTCGCTTCTTCGTCTCCGCGCTCGCCCTCGATCACCCGCGCGCCGGCGTGCTCGCTGCCTCCCTCCTCACCTCCCCGGCCCGCCCGCCCTTGGTCCTCGCGCTCGCTAGCGCAGGCGCGctcgccacccccgccgcctgcccgaCGCCTCCATCTTCCCACCAACCCCGCTTCCTCCCGTCGCCCTCCGCATGCATCACAGGGAGGAGCGGCGCGGGGAGAGGGGTGGCGGCTGGCGTGGGGAGAGGGGTGGCGGTTGGCGCGGGGGAAGGGAGCGGTGGCCGACgcgaggggagagggaggagcggcggcgcagggagaggGAGCGGCGGTGCGGGAAAGGGAGGAGCGGTGGTCGTGCATGCAGAGGGGCGGTGGCGCAGGGGGGAGCGCAGGGgtaggggagcggcggcgcgggggagacgGAGGGTggctagaggaagaagataatgtgggtgatgatgacatgtgggccccgcAGTTGATAGTTGGGACCCGTTGCTAATGGTGTTAAAATACCATCCATCCCAACCTTCTCAATCcctccaatcaaacaaaaaattaggtCCAACCtatccctctcatccaaacacgagatgggtcgACTCCAACCCAtaaaaggggtgagctccaacccaacccatatcgttccaaaaccaaacacatgcttaagGGCTAAGATTGTGAAGACATGGCAAGTCTCATTTCCAGATCAAAGAGGAAgcaaagaagatcaagtggagatttgaagagttatcaaagatcaatctcatcttGAAGCTATCAACGTGCTAGGTCCACATACATACAAAAATAAGCTTCCAAAAAATCAGAGGAGACTTGGCGACGGAGTTGGGCAtgaggggataaaaggaagggTCATGACGATCAGCTTGGACCTCCACAGACCGATTGGCCTAGGGTTTTCCTTATTCCCCTCACCTTCTTATTTCAGCCACTCGTCTTCCAAACTATAAGAATGCCCAAAATTCATCGACGCACAAGATCAATCCACCAGAAGTCgacgaatagagggacacacaccagaGTGAGCTGAGGGCCACTGCAAGTCTTCGAGGTTGtttaggagatggcttaggctagaccctagccgccatggtcatCCCTGCATggtgaagccatggtggagttttggagccgagccttgtgatcatcaaggcttatgtatacacgatggtgatatcaatctaatcttgtgcttattttgatctactatgatgcatgcttattctcatatgtttagctagcatatgttcttagtaggaattgatgtaatcgtggtgattagtctatgtctttcggatacatcttagtagtgcgtaggaagtcggtgtgattacccttGTGTGGCGACAACATGTGGGAGGAAAAGACCGaacgattgcgtaatgttgagtaggatcgatggcgagtattgtgagagtcatttgaggtaaagctttggaaAACCGGAGACATTAACACATACCTCGcagtggtgaccacaagaaagtaggccgtTTGCGAGCCACCTTTCttagagatgactctttatcaaggtgctacatagatTGGTTATCACTTTGGCTGAACTACAATAAGAAAATaataggctcatgctacctttggttgtgttacctcatatatatgGATGCGATATGTTTATCCTGTCCAATACTTATGTCACGATTaggtttacctttatatgcaattcgtGCTTCATGGTAGGATTAGATCTGATTAGCTAGATAGAAAAACCCTAACCAGTTTgctgccgatccacggattgataaaccttggatgggaTATTCTGAGGAAAAAACTACGATGattcgtgcgcttgcggttcataaacTGGCGTgttaactgccatcaacaatgAGCTCGCAACAGGAGTGTGATCGATCTTGTCTATAGAATTCACGATGATGTTGTTCATATTGTTTAATATATGTTTAACAATTACAAGCTAGTGTATTTTTCACAATCATGCTTAACCGCATCTAAGTAAGAGGAAGCAGGGGTATCAAGACGGTTACAAAAGCATCACCAAGCTGGTGGCAAGCAgcaagaaaaaaatatagagGGACACGCACTCAGCCTCACAAAGCAAACAAGACTACCCTACGCTGGATTACAAGCTAGTGCTCTGGAGGGGGAGGGAGCAACTGCTCCTCCTTGGGGCACGGCAGCACGGGGCGGGATTTGAAAAGTGGGGGAAAAAGACACGCAGGCGGGGCGCGGTGGGCCAGCGTGACAGCGGTTGCCGTGGCAAGTAGCGGGGGCCCATCTTCTCTTTTGTATTgttgtttctctctctctctctctctccttctctttctctggAGAATTCAATTCGATTGATTGATTATCAATAGCAGGccacgcgcacacacacacacagctcCGCTCTGCCTCTGCTCCTCTTCCGTTCCTCTTCCATCCAGGAGCGAGCCCCCCACCCAGACCACCAAATCCGATTCGCGCgtcggagcaggaggcggcggcatgccgcgcacggcggcggcggcgcccccggcgCGCAAGGTGCCCCTCCGGAAGCTGCTGCGCGCGGCGTCCGTGGCGTGCGGGGTGCAGTTCGGGTGGGCGCTGCAGCTGTCGCTGCTCACCCCCTACGTGCAGGAGCTCGGCATCCCGCACGCCTTCGCCAGCCTCGTCTGGCTCTGCGGCCCGCTCTCCGGCCTCCTCGTCCAGCCCCTCGTCGGCCACCTCTCCGACCGCATCGCACCCGCGGCCTCCCCGCTGGGGCGCCGAAGGCCCTTCATCGCCGCGGgggccgcctccatcgccgccgccgtcctcaccGTCGGGTTCTCCGCCGACCTCGGACGCCTCTTCGGCGACGACATCACCCCGGGCACCACACGCCTCGGCGCCATCTGCGTCTACCTCCTCGGATTCTGGCTGCTCGATGTCGGCAACAACGCAACGCAGGGGCCCTGCAGGGCATTCCTCGCGGACCTCACCGGTCGGTAAACTCTTCCTTATTTATTTCTTCCGTCGATTATATTCTCGATTTTTATTAGGAGGAGAAGAACAATCAAGCAGGAACTGCTGCCTGGGCAGTTCGATTTCGCTTCCGTCGCACGCGATTCGTGGCGTAACCAACAAGCAATTTACCACATCGCGAGGGGCCAAGCCAAAAACGGCCTCCGAtatttctctcctctctctctgctGCCTACGGAGTATATGCCTTCCCAtatgtagtagtagtagtactatAACTGatgaatgaaagaaagaaaaacaggcGTCGCTTTCCGCTTTAGCCCAGATTCTTTGCTCCGATGCGACGTTGCTCGCCTACCTCCTCAATCCCCATTTTACACGACGGCTACCTTACTTGCCTCGCCAAGCTCCGGATTATGTATGGCCCTGATTGTCTTTTTGCCATGCCAGCTGGCCCATCATTAGCATCAAGTTTAGCAGGCCCGGACAACAAACAAGTAATGAATAATTAGGGGTTAGTATGTATACATATGTCACCAccaattgttgttgttgtttttcccCAAACCTCTCTATAAGGATATGTATGCTACTCTTCTCTGTATGTGGGACTCAGGATGAGTGTGGGGGGAGGTCAAGGGATCGCTTTCGAATTGTCACGGTAGGCCTGCACAGGGAGAGATATTCAAGTGTTACACCATTATTGCTGCAAGTTTGGAATCATAGGACAGTCCGCATCTTTTGCCTGCAGCCAGGTATTAAAGGGCCCTCATTAATAATTGCAAGGCTGAGAATGGTTGTGGCTGCGGGCTGCTATCGGCTTGTATGCTAAGAGGCAACATCTGATGCGACGCTACTCTGTGATGGTATGATCTGTGCTCGTGGTGACAGCATagttttcagatttttttttggtaaaacaAATAGACGATCATCTAAGTATTTTCTGTTGACGCAACTTAGTAGCTCAGCTAGCCCATGGCCAATCTGAGGGAGCTTTTCAGTTTCCGTGATTCTGATCCAGGCTTGTGCGCACATTAAATTGTGTTTTTCTGCTAATGGTTTATAATACATACACGTTACTTCTCTTGTCAAAACTCAGAAATGACTCCCTTCCAACCCTTTATATTGCAGAGAATGACCCAAGGAGGACTCGGATTGCTAATGCATACTTTTCACTCTTCATGGCCCTGGGAAACATACTTGGATATGCCACCGGAGCATACAGTGGCTGGTATAGGATATTTCCTTTCACTGTTACACCATCCTGCAGCATCAGTTGTGCCAACCTCAAGTCTGCCTTTCTTCTTGACATTATTATTCTGGTGATCACAACCTACATCACTGTATCATCAGCGCAAGAGCCTCAAACTTTTGGAGGTGATGAAGCAGAACATCCAGGTACCGAACAGGAAGCTTTCCTCTGGGAGCTTTTTGGGTCATTCAGATACTTCACACTACCAGTTTGGATGGTCTTAATTGTCACTGCCCTTACATGGATTGGATGGTTTCCTTTTATCCTCTTTGATACTGATTGGATGGGCCGAGAGATCTACCGAGGAAGCCCAGACAACCCAGAACAGTCCCAAAGTTACCATGATGGTGTGAGAATGGGTTCTTTTGGCCTAATGATGAACTCTGTCCTTCTTGGGTTCACCTCTGTTGTACTAGAAAAGCTATGTAGGAAGTGGGGAGCTGGACTAGTATGGGGTGTCTCCAATATACTAATGGCTTTATGCTTTGTGGCAATGCTCGTAATAACATATGTTGCAAAGAACATGGATTATCCTCCCAGTGGAGTACCTCCAACTGGCATTGTCATTGCTTCCCTGGTGGTTTTTACAATTTTAGGGGCACCCCTGGCGGTGAGTAACAAGATTGTCTTTTTCGACAGAATGATATTTTTTTGTCTACTTCCAGCTCACTTGTATGTTGTCCATGTGGTATATTCAATTTATTTCCTTGTTTGCAGATCACATACAGTATACCATATGCAATGGCTGCTAGTCGTGTTGAAAATCTGGGTCTTGGCCAAGGTATTTCCATTTTGAGTACGTACTATCATCATGATTGCATTTCTTAACTTTTTTCTATTTATCCCCTGCAGGTCTGGCAATGGGTATCCTAAATTTAGCTATTGTCATACCACAGGTAATTACCTTTATTAATGTTTTTTGTCGGCTTTGGTTCAGTACTATGTGTATATGGAGTCCAGTGCAACTGTGAGCAGTCATAGGGTAATTGGCCTAAACTGATCAGTAGATAATGGATCCAAGTAATCTTACCCAATAACATTTGCTCTAAGTGATAATTGGTTCCAGAACCCAATTTTAAAAATGGTTTATATTCTTAGCATCTTAAAGGCAATAAGAGACGGTTTGAGTTGCAGGTTGAAATGATGTTGGTTGTCTATATCTTTATTTATAGTAGTGTCAGATTACAGATAGAACAGATTTGGTCTTCAGTTAATTGTAACACATGGCAACATAGAAGAACACAAGACAAACAAGAAACCCACGATGATGAAATCACTGTATCCATAAAAAACCTAGCTGTATCCTGGGTTTTTCCTAAAAACCCTTTGttcttaatatattgatacgcagctctcctgcgtgttcaagaaaaaaaatgaaatcattGTATCGTTGAATAATGTAGAAGCAGTGGTGTTGCATTGGCTCTATCTCAACAGAAGTGAATTCCCTATAGGAGAAACTTTCACAAATAGTCTAGGATTTGGATCATAATACAACAGTCTCCACGTAGAGCGAAATTCCTTTCGATAGTAGAAATCATGAGTCGTCATTGACCAACCATGTGCGGCTGAAGTAAGGAATAATCAACGTGTGAGATCATCTTTGTTTTTCAAAAGCTTCACGTGAAGCCACACTGAGGAGACAATTGGCAAGTCTGAAACCTGGCAACACAAACCAGACGGACACACCAAATTCTTTGAATAATCCACAGTGCCAGCAAAGCCTCAACATGTGCAACTGACCTCTAATTTGAAGTGAAAGCAAATGCTTGATAAATGACGATACACCTGAGTCAGTTGTGAACACCCATACTACAACTACAGGTGATTTACTTGGCCTATTCATGAAACTGAAGAAGTTCTAAATTCTAATCAGCGAATGTTGAAATCCAATCTTTAGGTTTATATAAAAGTGATCAGGTTTTCATTCCCTGTCTTGCACCACGATTTCCATCAAGAAATCGAACGCTGGATTGCGACCAATGACCATGTTAGCTAAAAATAAGCTAAATTCACAATTAGGATCAGCCATCTTATTTGTACTGTGTATGTTAAAAAAAACTGTGGTCCGCATTGGTACAAATCAAGCCTTGTAAAACTCGTGTGTGTAAGAGAAATCAGGACCATTTACACAGATGTTTAGCATGAGCATAAATTGGCAAACTAGgttatggcaaaaaaaaaaaaaaaagggacacTGGCATGTTATTTCCCAGAGTTGAAGCTCGACTGGAGCCAGGATACATGGTGATGCAGCTTTTGCGGATATTGCTGACACTGGCACCTCCTGCAGATTATTGTGTCGCTTGGTAGTGGACCATGGGATGAACTGTTCGGCGGTGGAAATGCGCCTGCTTTTGCGGTGGCAGCCGGTGCATCTTTCATCGGTGGGCTGGTGGCTATTCTGGGGCTTCCACGAGCACGCATTGCATCGTcgaggaggagaggcggcgggaCGCACCGATAAGTTGCCTAGCCACCATTGTTACATACATGCTGTGGAGGTGTTGCAAGCAACTTGCAACGATTCTTTGCGGTTGGTCGGGTTGGGCACACATCCAAGTCCTGCACTGCACGCTCATGGGGGTGTCCTTTCCTTTTTGGTGGTTTGCCCTGTTGAGCTATTTTTTGCCTTGTCTCTCCATCATTTGTTGTGCTTTATTTACGTACATGGAAGGAatgtatgtatatgtgtatGTATGTCAGGAGGTTAATTATAATTGAGTAATAAAAGTTACATGAGTTACGATTTACTGGCAGGGCTGCTGTTGTATGTGTACTCCATACAGAGAGAACAATAGCAGAGCAGGCAGCTAGTGTCGTCCCTAGTACTAAAACCTCACTGATTTTGCGGTATGATGTCCAGTTCCAGTTGCAACGGCACGCCGGGCGTGGGTTGGAGAACCTGCACCTGCCCGGGAAGCGCCGCCGACAGCTTGGCCTCGAAGGACTGCGTCGTCCCCTGTTTGGAGATGACGGCGGCCAGGAGTCCGCCGGCGTCCACGTCGCCGTTGCTCATGGGGACCACGTACCTGGCTCGCAGCAGGCTGGCCAGGCGGACGGCGTCCTCCTGGCCGGAGACGAGGGTGAAGTTGGCCGGAAGCAGCTGCTTCACCACCGGCGTGATCACCACGTCCGCCTGCAGCTGCCGCCTCTTGTccgggaggaagaaggagctgtCGTCGTACACGCAGTGCGGCTCGTAGTAGAgtaggccgtggccaccgtcaTCTGCGCCGGCGATGAGGACGTAGCCGTTCTCGGGGCGCTGCCACGGCGGGCCCAGCACGGGGCCTGCGGTGGCCACCACCCGGAGCTGGGCGTTGACGGCGGTGGACTGGCCGGGCTCGAGGTAGGTGACGCGGCGGAAGGGCGTGGGCAGGGAGGCGAGCACCGGCTGCGCGTTGGGGGTGGTCACCACCGGCAGCTCCGGCGCCCGGGCGGACAGCTGCGTCAGCGTGCGGACGTGGCAGTGGTCGTCCAGGCTCTGCGTGATGAGCAGCAGCCCCGGCTCCAGCGCCAGGAGGTCGTCCACGCCCAGGGCCTTCACCTTGGGGTTCTTCTTCGCGCCGTCGAACAGCCATGGCGCGCCGAAGTCGAGGTTGCCGACGACCAGGGGGTCCACCAGGATGCGCATCGGAGAACTCTGGCCCTGGCCCTGCTGCTGCACCTCCCACACCCAGCTGTTGATCTCCAGATACGTCAGCTCGAGCGTCACCACCTTATTGCCCTTGCTGatggtcgacgacgacgaggagctaCTGCTGCTGGCTGCTACTATTGATGATGATCTTGTTGGATCTGGacgccggctccaagccaggcgacgatgatgatggcaaggagaagaagcagcgaCTGGCGCGGCGGTGGGGCTGGAGAGCACCTGgagccggccggccatggccatcatctgaaattctgaatccggcgatggagagagagagagagagagagagagagagagagagagagagagagagagagagagtggaggAGAGGGGACTCTGCTCCAGCACGCAGCACCCACCAGAAAGAAAACTAGTGGTTGTGGCCTTGTCTGGGCTACGTgttccgtccgtccgtccgctTGCTTTTTCTTGGTCATCttggtcatcatcatcatgggcCTAGCTACAGGCCCGAATCGTGGGCCTCGGTGTCTGCATATAATGCTTATCTGATGCGTTTAGGTCAGTTTTGAAACTAAAGCTAATTCTAACAGCAAGCCCACCACAAGCCACTCTaaacaaaaattaaaataaacatacaaaatgtaagaATGCTCAGTTAACACTAGTTGTTAGCACCAGAAGAACCAAGTGAGGGACATGCCGCGTCCAGTATTAAGGCATGAGCAATGCCCACGGCCTTTGGCGGCTTTCTTGCGGGCCTGGAACTGTCGCCTCCGGCCTCTTGTGGTCCTGCCTATTGGCACTTGGGGCTTTGCTTGTTGCCTGCATCTTGCTGCTTCCTGGTCCAGGCAGTTAACCCATCGACGGCCTGCGGTTGGATGCCCCTCCCTCCTGTTTGCTTGCTGCCTGCATCTTGCTGCCTGGTCCAGGCAGTTAAGCAAACAGGCCCTTGCAGCGTCGGCGCACGGGACCCTCTTCGCCCGCCTCCAACCTAGTCTCCTGGTTCTCAAATGACGAGAAAATCACGGGttttttaataatgaaatgAGACTCTATATTCATTACTAACGACAATGTACTACATGAGAATATATGTTCATTACTGTGTAATTTGGAGGTTAAAAAGGTTACTTGTTAATAATACTTTAGCAGCGAGGATGCTGCCAAGGATGGACGTGGTAGAGATATTAAACATTATCGCCTGCTGGAGCTGGTTGTTAAGGTCAGCTGTGCCGGGGTCAAATTAATCACATCACATCCAACCACATGCCTTTTCTCTCCAACGGAGACATCAAGCTCATAACTCACATGTTCATTAGCAATTAGCATGCTCATCTCATCCCATTAGCATGTTCATTAGCAATTAACAATGTCCACCATATTCATCAACAAAAAAGCGAACTCATCAGGAGGTGGTGCCTGAGCTCACGCAATTGAATACGACGACATCTTAGCGCTAACTTATAACAGACTACAAGAGGAAgaggcttctcctcctcctctcctggcGAGGTTTCTGCTTCTCAGTCTTTCAGCCAAGCCAAGCAAAGCCCAGGcgttgctcctcctcctcctcctcccatccaTCCAAGGGAAGGGATGGGTGAGCCTGAGCCCGACGACGCCGTGCTCTTCGTCGGGGTGTCGCTCGTGCTGGGCATCGCctcccgccacctcctccgcggcACCCGCGTCCCCTACACCGTCGCCCTTCTCGTCCTCGGCGTCGCGCTCGGCTCCCTCGGTAAGAGATGCGATTCCATTCCCCCCCGCCCTTCTCTTCCCGTACCTGCAATTCAGTCACTCATCTGCTACAGTGATAGTAAATAGTAAATACACTCTGATCACCATGAACA harbors:
- the LOC117847848 gene encoding uncharacterized protein gives rise to the protein MMAMAGRLQVLSSPTAAPVAASSPCHHHRRLAWSRRPDPTRSSSIVAASSSSSSSSSTISKGNKVVTLELTYLEINSWVWEVQQQGQGQSSPMRILVDPLVVGNLDFGAPWLFDGAKKNPKVKALGVDDLLALEPGLLLITQSLDDHCHVRTLTQLSARAPELPVVTTPNAQPVLASLPTPFRRVTYLEPGQSTAVNAQLRVVATAGPVLGPPWQRPENGYVLIAGADDGGHGLLYYEPHCVYDDSSFFLPDKRRQLQADVVITPVVKQLLPANFTLVSGQEDAVRLASLLRARYVVPMSNGDVDAGGLLAAVISKQGTTQSFEAKLSAALPGQVQVLQPTPGVPLQLELDIIPQNQ
- the LOC117847847 gene encoding sucrose transport protein SUT2; the encoded protein is MPRTAAAAPPARKVPLRKLLRAASVACGVQFGWALQLSLLTPYVQELGIPHAFASLVWLCGPLSGLLVQPLVGHLSDRIAPAASPLGRRRPFIAAGAASIAAAVLTVGFSADLGRLFGDDITPGTTRLGAICVYLLGFWLLDVGNNATQGPCRAFLADLTENDPRRTRIANAYFSLFMALGNILGYATGAYSGWYRIFPFTVTPSCSISCANLKSAFLLDIIILVITTYITVSSAQEPQTFGGDEAEHPGTEQEAFLWELFGSFRYFTLPVWMVLIVTALTWIGWFPFILFDTDWMGREIYRGSPDNPEQSQSYHDGVRMGSFGLMMNSVLLGFTSVVLEKLCRKWGAGLVWGVSNILMALCFVAMLVITYVAKNMDYPPSGVPPTGIVIASLVVFTILGAPLAITYSIPYAMAASRVENLGLGQGLAMGILNLAIVIPQIIVSLGSGPWDELFGGGNAPAFAVAAGASFIGGLVAILGLPRARIASSRRRGGGTHR